The genomic region GGTTGATGCATAAGTAACAACAAGCCAACAGTCACAAAAAACGAAAGCCCTAAATCTAACAGTCCGGGCTTATAGATACGAATCGCCATTGTTTTAAGTTGACGAATCGGAAACTCCATTCCTAGCATAAAAAACATTAAAACAATGCCCACTTCAGCAGCGAATTCAATAAGAGGTGTTCCATGAATAAATAATCCGAGTGTAATCCCTATAAGTAAAAAAATAATCACATCGGGTACATTGAAATGATTAGCAATATACCCACCGATAAATAGCAAAAGGAGTAACAATCCACTTATTAATAGAATAGGAAAATCAAAGATAGCCATTTTTACATCCTACTTGGCTTGCACACTGCCTCAAATTCAGAAAGTGCATCATTATAACCAATAACGAGCAGCGTATCACCCTCTAGTATTTTTTCGGAACCATTTGGTTTAGGAATCACTTGAGATCCTCTACTTATTCCAACAATATGAACCCCATCAGGAACTCTTTTTTCTGCTTGAGCCACATCAACATCTCTTAAAGGAGATGCTTTCCCCACCTTAATCCAGTCAACTAACATTTCTTTACGTAATAATGAGAACCGTTCAAATTCTTGTTTTTCAATCGTGTCATGATTCATATCCATCAGTTTTAAAGCGACATCCATCGCTTCACTTGAGTTCAATTTGAGATTAGCGATAACATCTTCGTCTTGATCAGTGATATAAATTTCACGTTTTCCGTTGTAGTGCAAGATGATATGAATCATTTCGTCGTTTGAAGTCGTCATTGAATATTTAGTTCCCACTCCAGGTATCATTTGCGATTCCATTAATTAAAAACCTCCTTTAAATAACAAAATAAAACGGCTTTCCGCTATTGATAGTTTCATTATAGAGTCAACCCTATTTATGGTCAATTGAGTCGGATTACGCGAAATAAATGAAATTCACAATTGAATTGACAACACTTATAAAAATACATTTTTATGTTTTAAAATAAAATCGAAGTAAACTGCTTACTATTTTAATAAATTATATTGACTAATACGCAATGAATGGTAATATAAAATTGTCACAAAAATAATGTTTTGTGCTAGACAAAGGAGTGATTTAATGAGTAATAAGAAAAAGCCTAACTCCCGAAGATTAGACTTTTTACCTAATAGATTAAACAAATATTCTATTAGGAAGTTTACTGTCGGGACAGCTTCTATTTTAATTGGAGCTACGTTAATTTTTGGTGCGAATACTGATGACGCCAAAGCTTCAGAGGCTAATGTCGCATCAACGGCTTCAGATTCAGCAACTGGAGACGATGACGTGGAACCATCAGAAGGAGCAGCTAACGAAGTCAATGTTTCTGAACAAGAAGCACTGACTGACAATGTAGAAGCGAATGTTGCTAATGAAGCGTTAGCAACAAGTGAAGATGTAAAACCTAATGTGACAAATGGAGAAGAAAATAAGCAGACAGAAAAAGACGCTGCGAGTCCAGATACAACTGAAGGTCAAGATATCAATTTAGAAGATACTGATAATGTAGAGAAAGAGACAAGTGAAGAAACACAACCTTCTCAAAATATTGACAGAGAAACTGCTACAGAGAAATCAGAAGAAGTAAGTCAACAACAAGAGAAGCAATCAGCGACTAAAGATGTGAAGTCGAGTGAAACACAAACACGTGCAGTAGAAATACAACCTCAAACAACAGCGAAACAAGACAACTCAGCGCAAAATGAAAGTGTAAATCAAGTTAACACACAAGCTCATGCAAATACTAAACAGAAAGTTAAAAATACAGCCGAGACTTTAAGTATTACTGAAGAAGAATTACAACGTGTTATTCAAGAAAAGAAACTTGACGTTACAACATTAACAGAAGAAGAGTTAATGACTGAATATTTAATCTCGCTAGTGAATAATGAAAAGAAATTAGCACAACCAGCGACTTTACGTAGTTATTCTGATAAGAAGCAATCAAGTGTAGCTTTCTTGAATGCCGCAGATAGCACAGACTTAACAGAAATTGTCGGTTTAAATGACATTAATAGCTTTAATGTATATGGCCAAACACAAAATACACAATATGCGACAGCTTTCTTAAATGATAATGGTCGTGGATATAAAGAAGAGCCTGCTTTAAAGTTGACACCAAATCCGTCATTAAAAGGCGTATTAGAACTTAATAAGACAAAGTTTGACTTTACGAAAGACTTTTCATTGAATTTTAAAGTAGCAAACCCTCCGATGGGACGAACGGGAGGTTCAGATGGATTTGCGTTTATTTTTACGCAGAGCTCAGGACAAGAGGTCTATAATAGAGGATCAATATTAAATAATACAGGTGTGCCGAACTCTGGAGGATTTAAAATTGATACGAGCTTAACTCCAAATGGTCCAGATAGAACTGCACTGCCAGGTGGTAATAATAATGAAGGTTATGCATCATTTGTAAAAAGTAATAGTGCAGGTACTTCAGAATTAGTGGGAGCTGCACCTGTATTTTTAGATAGAAAGTTAAATAACTTACCAGATAAACGATTTTTGATACAAAATACAACAACTAGAAATACTGAAGTGTCTGGTCAACGTTTAATTCCTGTATCGATTAATTACGATGCAGCGACACAACAGTTTAGCGCAGAATATCAAAAGAAATTGTATACTGCATCTTTAAGTGATCTAGGCTTAATTAGAGGTCAAAAGTATAACTTTGATATAGCATCTACTGTACCAACTAATCCAGTTGGTGAACGTAATGTTGGAGAAGGTATTATTCAAATTAGTAGTATAGCAGTTGATGGAAATCAAGCAGATGATAATACACCAGGATATAACGGTGGAAGCACGAAGCCAGGAGTGGGCGTCAATATTCCGCAATCAGGAGATACACAGTTACCACCGAATACACGATTTGAAATTCCACAAGGAGGCGTACCAAGTGGATGGACCGTAACAGTTAATCCGAATAATGGAACGGTAACGGCAACGCCACCGGCGAATGCAGAGCCAGGAACAAGCGTAGATATTCCAGTGAAAGTGACATATCCAGATGGATCTGTGGATAATACAACGACAAATGTAAGAGTTGTGCCAAATGACGCGCAAGAAAACACACCAGGATATGAGGATGGAAGCACAAAACCAGGAGTGGGCGTCAATATTCCGCAAACCGGAGATACACAGTTACCACCGAATACACGATTTGAAATTCCACAAGGAGGCGTACCAAGTGGATG from Staphylococcus felis harbors:
- a CDS encoding cation:proton antiporter regulatory subunit codes for the protein MESQMIPGVGTKYSMTTSNDEMIHIILHYNGKREIYITDQDEDVIANLKLNSSEAMDVALKLMDMNHDTIEKQEFERFSLLRKEMLVDWIKVGKASPLRDVDVAQAEKRVPDGVHIVGISRGSQVIPKPNGSEKILEGDTLLVIGYNDALSEFEAVCKPSRM